The Drosophila innubila isolate TH190305 chromosome 2R unlocalized genomic scaffold, UK_Dinn_1.0 1_C_2R, whole genome shotgun sequence DNA window GTATCCAGTGTTGTGTAGTTTGTTGGCAATAAGGCTTAAGCAATCGCCATCAGCTGATCTAGGTTGACCAGGTGACCATGGCATATTACGAGCCTGCTCTCCATTGCTCTGCCAGAAATAGACGCCTTTCTGACCCAATGAATTGCCAGATGTCCAAAAGTCCAGAGTGAAAGGTAATGTGGTATTTAACCACTTTTCAATCTGCTGCAACTGCGTCTGATTCTGCACACTGAGGAGCTCAGCACCCAGGGAGCGACAAGTCCGATCTGCCTCATACCAGTTTAGCCAATTTTTGGAGGCGTACAGACATTTTCCTGCCACTGAGGAGAAGTTATTCCTGCAACCGGAAGCAGGAACATCACTCTGGACAAACTCGAGTTGAGTCAGCGCCAGACTGAGAATTGCGAATCCAATTAATTTATGCCACAACATTTTCGATAGTCACTTTGAACTCAATAAATTATCAGTTGAAGTGCTCCTTATATAGTCGCTGGTCAGTTGGTCTATCATAATTCAAAAGTGATAAGCAAATGTGAGCTTTGATTGGTCAGATTCAAGGAGACAAGAGATAATCTAATGGCAATTGGCAATAAAAGAAACCAATATCTAAAATAGTCATAGGTATCTCTATCAAACAATTCCAAGAATGATAAACAGATTATTTGCGGGAGTATCTTCTGAGTCATTTTAATTGAGGTAAACATCCGTTTtggaaagttttctttttgaacTTTTTAGCCAAATTGGACTAAAAAGACTAACCAACTTTAAAATGTCATAAGATGTCATAATTTCAGACTatattgtcattttgattatgagttggcctccaaattggttctgcatttaaattttaattaattttaaaatttttacaaaaattttgtaatttgaattcgctaaaaaatatttttcctctCGGATATCTCCATAAAAAACTTGCagcaaaatattcaaaagcttccaaatttaacaaagtatttttattaacaaaattataagcaatcgaaaataataaattttgcctataaaaaatcaaatttaaatatgtgaaATTAATGTAGACAACTTAAACACATAACAATACAAGGTTAGTAAAGCTAAGCTAGTTCAAGTTTAAGTGTCAATTATACAAGAATGATAAAGCCTTCAACTCTTGACGGTCAAACGATATTTGAGAAACccattgtttattttgctgtTGGTATCCAGAAGCAGGCAATCGCCATCAGCTGATTTACGTTGACCAGGGTAGATATCGAGCAGGCTCTCCAGTGGTTTCCAGAAATAGTTGCATTCCACACCCAAAGAATTGCCGTAGGTCTAGAACTGCATGCGAACTGCATCAATCTGCTCCAACTGCGACTGATTCTGCAGACTGATAAGTCCAGCACCCATGGAATGACAAGTTTGTTCTGCCTGATACCAATTGGTATTTGCTTTGAAGACAAACAGACACTTCCCTGCCACCGGAGAATTATTATTTCTGCAACCTGAAGCAGGAATATCACCAGATATCATCATCAGCACCAGACTGAGAATTACGAAGCCAATTAATGTATTCAGATAACATGTGTTGTACATTTAATGTCAGCCAGAATGATAAGCCCAGACccatgacaaaaaaaaaaccaaggggctccgccccctgctcgcttcgctcgcggtgaagTGCGGCTActgtcgagcacgctcgacaatTGGTTTAAGTTTAAGGCTCAAGgtataataaagtaaaagtaaagaaaacaaatacttgctatcattaaaaatttaaactggaTACTGAGGAGtaataatttatacttttaattcatttgaacgtaattaacaatattaaatataagagAAACACAATGTATTAATCAGTTTTGTGGAAAGAATCGAtaacaaatttctttatttcattaaaaccaaattcttagaaataaaagtcaatatataagttgataataaaaaatttataaacaactcTCAAATTAGTCACAAGCAAATTAAACCAAGAAAACACAACAAGTAAACGAAATTTTAGTAAAGTTTATCATtagagaaattaaattatatgccAATAGCACAGTTTAAGCCAACACCTGAGCATTTTCATAAGTTCCAGGCTTGAGGCAAATTCTAGTAGTATAATTATGTGATTGTTGCTCGCAGATAATGCGTGTATAATTCATGCAATTCCTGACGCT harbors:
- the LOC117785051 gene encoding macrophage mannose receptor 1-like → MLWHKLIGFAILSLALTQLEFVQSDVPASGCRNNFSSVAGKCLYASKNWLNWYEADRTCRSLGAELLSVQNQTQLQQIEKWLNTTLPFTLDFWTSGNSLGQKGVYFWQSNGEQARNMPWSPGQPRSADGDCLSLIANKLHNTGYYDYGLKVNNCTFWASIVCEQQPQKYNTRICLQPGSFENAQVLA